The following proteins are co-located in the Besnoitia besnoiti strain Bb-Ger1 chromosome Unknown contig00007, whole genome shotgun sequence genome:
- a CDS encoding uncharacterized protein (encoded by transcript BESB_071870), whose translation MDAGVDSAQLPRFPGVSFASAAVSPLPNSPLFSSPSELLYILFPLIVLFVCFHAISSNSPSSPSLSISASIRAFRLHLATVHHTLPSSFFSLTTFLSPCFLSLLAPYLSFFVLRLLPLCFSEPPVPPSAVAISYRDLFLSPAVFAPAAEGSTATPEDDEAQSSRNALRAFVSFLLPEKNSYSPLGRFLLHPFYLSPTSVVFWLFAGPFLLYSCALYIQQKHVEASRGMSVVHERRGDLVISSSPKMRSIFTILICLYLPGVLMTWVVTQVFPSASAAVPYRYLGIEGAVYALAFVVFFYDPVVYSGMFADPSIQFPLPFHVRSVTIVFAFTLFLFSPPPGDLVLLLCGVVSAILAVAATCLPPSVGVAGAIGGVSLPIASLVFEERFGALKRARVEHSLFFVPYAPQTSFDSAPECFTWTVAGLVFAIVGGMALAGLLWRAGEVIEGAVNAVRDSAGVRVRLTSVVVMLAFTYLPFSFSSLPSLSEFVADPLQTLLSLPFGGPSLYEITCTERTVLLGSIGAKTLAFWTPFFGFSNRSPALKYFIGPLLWFLLFVGMASEHWRRVGPGFLGTAFALYCLFALPRAQ comes from the exons ATGGACGCTGGAGTCGactctgcgcagctgccgaggTTTCCGGGCGTTTCTttcgcctcggctgcggtTTCCCCTCTTCCTAACTCtcctctgttttcttcgccctctgAGCTCTTGTACATTTTGTTTCCGCTCATTGTTCTGTTTGTCTGTTTCCACGCCATTAGCTCGaactcgccgtcttctccgtcgctctctaTCTCGGCCTCGATTCGGGCCTTCCGCCTGCACCTGGCTACCGTCCATCACACGCTTccgtcttcgtttttctctctgacgactttcctctctccctgttTCCTCTCCCTGCTCGCTCCGTacctctccttcttcgtgctgcgtctgcttccgctctgcttctccgaGCCGCCAGTCCCGCCGAGCGCCGTCGCGATCTCGTATCGCGATCTCTTTCTGTCGCCTGCAGTCTttgcgccggctgcggaaGGCAGTACTGCGACGCCTGAGGACGATGAGGCGCAGAGCAGCAGAAATGCGCTCCGCGCGtttgtctccttcctccttccGGAGAAGAACTCTTACTCGCCGCTCGGGCGCTTCCTTCTTCACCCCTTCTACCTGTCGCCGACCTCCGTCGTCTTTTGGCTCTTTGCGGGGCCCTTCCTGCTCTACTCCTGTGCGCTCTACATCCAGCAGAAGCACGTCGAGGCGAGCCGTGGCATGTCGGTCGTccacgagcgccgcggcgacctggtgatttcctcctcgccgaaAATGCGCTCCATCTTCACCATTCTCATCTGCCTGTACTTGCCCGGAGTCCTCATGACCTGGGTTGTGACGCAGGTTTTCCCTTCCGCGTCGGCCGCCGTCCCCTACCGGTACCTCGGCATTGAAGGCGCAGTCTACGCCCTCGCCtttgtcgtcttcttctACGACCCC GTGGTGTACAGCGGCATGTTTGCAGATCCTTCGATTCAGTTTCCGCTGCCATTCCACGTGCGCAGCGTAACGATTGTGTTTGCCTTTacgctcttcctcttctcgccgccgccgggggaCCTGgttctgcttctctgcggcgtggTATCCGCGATCCTTGCCGTCGCGGCGACctgtctgccgccgtcggtgggcgtcgcgggcgcgatCGGTGGCGTCTCGTTGCCCATCGCCTCGCTGGTTTTCGAGGAGCGATTCGGTGCCCTCaagcgcgcccgcgtggagcactctctcttcttcgtgccctacgcgccgcagacgtccTTCGACAGCGCACCCGAGTGCTTCACCTGGACGGTCGccggcctcgtcttcgcgatCGTCGGCGGCATGGCTCTTGCTGGCCTCctctggcgcgccggcgaggtcATCGAGGGTGCGGTCAACGCAGTCAGG GATTCTGCAGGCGTACGCGTGCGGCTCACATCTGTTGTCGTGATGCTGGCGTTCACCTACCTTCCcttctcgttttcttcgctgccgtctctctctgagtTCGTCGCCGACCCTCTGCAGACCCT gCTCAGTCTGCCGTTCGGCGGGCCAAGTCTCTACGAGATAACCTGCACTGAACGAA CTGTGCTTCTGGGGTCGATCGGCGCGAAGACCTTGGCGTTTTGGACTCCGTTTTTCGGCTTCAGCAATCGAAGCC cGGCACTGAAGTACTTCATCGGCCCGCTGCTCTggtttcttctcttcgttgGCATGGCGAGCGAG CACTGGCGGCGCGTGGGCCCTGGTTTTCTGGGCACAGCGTTTGCCCTGTACTGTCTGTTTGCACTTCCGCGAGCCCAGTGA
- a CDS encoding uncharacterized protein (encoded by transcript BESB_071860) produces MDKGPSPSQDLQLSSPMAETDSEGAQSSIATEVDQSQAPRGEGGTQSRAAELLRLVGSKLRPSRHNLALTPPPEVSSSGIPWAPPAHPATCDWLRTECPQCLPAEAVNAVHTPQPALSRPGSRCKPCTSSRGPGGGVRQTDTLSRTDCLTERMRIPAEALRARFFESDPLASVPKASPRPPTDAVFPDSAFPFGSSCARLPGGQVAETKIEDTHPQCVAQKYFLLQAAAFPAVAGLGAHLGASLLAPLPRTACEGQASSVYAFSPNPQSVALLPSPASANDAAVAPPQGNGSRMPEAAQLHAHQRQLPQAPDNEAVFTVSFRMEQTAKACGDGAAAQAPLPSPTFIQGEALPPHPQFRLCIADYAAPTHPTRPCTDSATLNPPENLQAPDPLRSAKNDRSATPQAPETHSQNDESTAARADLARLDSEDAPPQSTPKERLSPRASDGRGARTGHSESKDPHSGRPSALQRQKEGASGDQTASLRACGRQLEGAHSSRKSEATPREAQSGAEAGPPQNAHLEVPLQLLRRILDQQAEQLSLLRLWERESSGCPPDNGRALRRNASQEQGELRAVAGPAARLSPAESHDAGWTGDIPKPRNLPGERRAAERLPTAWSTAEDLVLLLGNGREGRANIQWPRETPSSTREASRQVETSSERHQKHHATQQSACAGHDRSREHVQEGRGLREARCCDQRADDAQAAPGERGGCPLTQENLRYLSNPSSYVIRTDSSRRERRSPDSGTAEACLMSTRCANSYASEQRNEARCAEFACASERRETARRPSGSRSEGRGEPPRAVTHGPPPTAGCSNAAEFPAIPSHSSPRLYHHLQGAGTARRCRKSRREHAHFPQTHQLGRDARPGLPDRGGVAFPQQGLEPETAVWRRSPRQRRPASRDDARRPAAERLPLPRCAFSMGRDSPCGTDPTDDACGRGEAYTSMDQRELESPSREDLGARDIPPDTQDRRARDEGSRLSLVAPTSIPHCRRFVESGGMQFSPVEAHACGASLHTVAEMSRGVGTCGHSSRRAIGSIPSGSLCWRHVAALHAHKLPCQCSHTESAPCPGGAVSACFADAIPASPTPENSISFSAGEVNGGGDFVGSCRSQAGWRGAAQQIEGTEAVLARKMEEVELELRHHLHRYVQQQRLESELQLRQWRHARQGNSFPQDESRAPCRVTSGLGNPIFCGSCLAGRNVVAEGGCCRSQQKDCRHRAKVCGGGFKGTEEDDPRGGDAKCSWGSPFTRMIQKEFWCTRYRQASVQTDRRSRSSTSSPPRGGFKPSPSARETDDRLRKGRRRTHRHNRDIRPHSSPKHRQRRSLTEQQRILLLRVLADFPPPSHSETSTHSLSTRSESSERSCSSHRSQSPRTQLHLPQQPEVESEQLLPAAQQPTATAHTASISSRSVRHRQSLKHPTDTSGLVHEADPLAAPDQRAAVAAAGRATPAASGRQDMWETSANACQTENASLCAPGASHFRRKPTRKNAVATGTTSRLLATAGRCVLRREGTLEKKREMQSPAAAYQRRSEVRRRLSIERISYGKENSARRPPGCRVGPRLRAAAPTRDTASGIEDNSKAPLRRNEKEDAGHAREQHSALQKTAASTAGNSSERRVAAEASEAQTPYIQRPDNRAPPKQNVRLPAAFFSGGRCSLPGRCARQTPSSASQVAHVEQRSDAGGRSERSSGPKTRERALEREELRKLPAGLACIPRPSTTR; encoded by the coding sequence ATGGACAAAGGCCCGTCCCCCTCTCAGGATCTGCAGCTGTCTTCGCCGATGGCGGAGACGGATAGCGAAGGTGCACAAAGCTCGATAGCTACGGAAGTGGATCAGTCTCAGGCCCCaagaggagaggggggaACACAGAGTCGGGCAGCAGAGCTTCTGCGTCTGGTAGGCTCGAAACTGAGACCCTCGCGCCACAACCTGGCGCTGACGCCTCCCCCTGAAGTCAGCTCGTCTGGAATTCCATGGGCGCCTCCAGCTCACCCCGCCACATGTGACTGGCTGAGGACAGAGTGCCCACAATGCCTGCCTGCGGAAGCAGTCAATGCCGTGCACACGCCCCAGCCTGCGTTATCGAGGCCTGGAAGTCGCTGCAAGCCGTGCACCTCTTCGCGTGGGCCTGGGGGTGGAGTTCGTCAAACAGACACCCTCTCGCGGACAGACTGCTTGACAGAAAGAATGCGAATTCCGGCTGAGGCGCTCCGGGCACGCTTTTTTGAATCAGATCCTCTTGCCTCCGTTCCAaaggcgtctccgcgccctcctaCCGATGCTGTCTTCCCAGACAGCGCCTTTCCTTTCGGCAGCAGTTGTGCGCGTTTACCTGGCGGGCAGGTCGCAGAGACAAAGATAGAGGATACACACCCACAGTGCGTTGCTCAGAAGTACTTTCTGCTTCAGGCAGCCGCTTTCCCCGCCGTGGCGGGGCTCGGAGCGCATCTGGGagcgtcgctgctggcgccccTCCCCAGAACTGCCTGCGAGGGACAAGCAAGCAGCGTATATGCGTTTTCGCCCAACCCACAGTCCGTCGCCCTTCTGCCCTCCCCCGCTTCGGCAAACGACGCTGCAgtcgctccgccgcaggggaATGGAAGCCGAATGCCCGAGGCAGCGCAGCTCCACGCGCACCAGCGACAACTGCCGCAGGCCCCAGATAACGAGGCCGTCTTCACAGTAAGCTTCAGAATGGAGCAGACCGCAaaggcctgcggcgacggcgctgccgcgcaggcgccgcttccCAGTCCAACGTTTATTCAGGGCGAGGCACTGCCGCCCCACCCCCAATTCCGTCTCTGCATCGCGGACTACGCAGCGCCCACGCATCCCACAAGGCCATGCACGGATTCTGCGACGCTGAATCCCCCTGAAAACCTGCAAGCGCCTGACCCGCTGCGCTCTGCCAAAAACGATCGGTCAGCCACCCCCCAAGCGCCGGAAACGCACAGCCAAAACGACGAAAgcacagctgcgcgcgcagacttGGCGCGTCtcgacagcgaggacgcgccgcctcaAAGCACGCCAAAGGAACGCCTCTCGCCCCGCGCGAGtgacggcagaggcgcgcgaactGGGCACTCGGAATCAAAGGATCCACACAGCGGCAGACCCAGCGCTCTCCAACGCCAAAAGGAAGGCGCTTCAGGCGATCAGACCGCCAGTCTGCGGGCTTGCGGGCGGCAGCTTGAGGGCGCTCATTCGTCGCGCAAAAGTGAAGCGACGCCTCGGGAAGCGCAGagcggggcggaggcagggCCGCCACAGAACGCTCACCTCGAGGTGCCTCTGCAACTGCTGAGACGCATTCTGGATCAGCAGGCCGAgcagctgtcgctgctgcggctgtgggagagagagagcagcggctgcccgccAGACAACGGGCGAGCGCTGCGCAGAAATGCGTCACAGGAGCAGGGGGAACTGAGAGCGGTCGCTGgccctgcggctcgcctttCGCCGGCAGAATCTCACGACGCCGGATGGACGGGAGACATCCCCAAGCCTAGGAACCTGCCTGGAGAGCGAAGGGCGGCAGAGCGCCTTCCGACAGCCTGGAGCACTGCTGAAGACTTGGTATTGCTTCTTGGGAACGGGCGCGAGGGCAGAGCGAACATCCAGTggccgcgggagacgccTTCATCGACTCGAGAGGCAAGTCGGCAAGTAGAGACCTCCAGCGAACGCCATCAGAAGCACCACGCAACGCAGCAGTCCGCATGCGCGGGGCACGACCGCTCTCGAGAGCATGTTCAAGAGGGCAGGGggctccgcgaggcgcgctgtTGCGACCAACGTGCCGACGACGCTCAAGCTGCGccgggcgagcgaggcggctgccCTCTCACCCAAGAGAATCTCCGGTACCTCTCCAACCCGTCCTCCTATGTAATACGCACAGActcctcgcgcagagagaggaggtcGCCAGATTCGGGGACTGCGGAAGCCTGTCTGATGAGCACACGCTGCGCGAATAGCTATGCCTCAGAGCAGCGCAACGAAGCCCGATGCGCGGAATTTGCTTGCGCTagcgagcgcagagagacggctCGGCGTCCGAGCGGCTCCCGCTCGGAAGGtcgaggcgagccgccgcgtgcggtCACCCACGGCCCGCCTCCTACCGCTGGCTGTTCGAACGCTGCCGAGTTTCCTGCGATTCCTTCTCACTCCTCACCCCGTCTGTATCATCATCTGCAGGGGGCGGgaaccgcgcgccgctgccggaaAAGCCGCAGGGAGCACGCGCACTTTCCGCAGACACACCAACTcgggcgagacgcgaggccgGGCCTACCCGACAGAGGGGGGGTGGCATTCCCGCAGCAGGGTTTAGAGCCGGAGACGGCAGTGTGGCGGAGGTCTCCGCGACAGAGACGTCCGGCGAGTAGAGAcgatgcgcggcggcctgcagccgaACGGCTCCCGCTGCCGCGGTGTGCGTTTTCGATGGGGCGCGACTCGCCATGTGGCACGGACCCAACCGATGACGCATGCGGTCGTGGAGAGGCATATACGTCGATGGATCAGAGAGAACTAGAGTCGCCCTCGAGAGAGGACCTCGGAGCACGAGACATTCCACCTGACACGCAAGACAGGAGAGCCAGAGATGAAGGAAGCAGACTCTCTCTGGTGGCACCTACAAGCATCCCGCACTGTAGGCGATTCGTTGAGTCCGGCGGGATGCAGTTTTCGCCAGTcgaggcgcacgcatgcggcgcttcgcttcaTACAGTGGCGGAGATGAGCAGAGGAGTAGGCACATGCGGCCACAGCTCACGTCGGGCGATTGGCAGCATCCCATCCGGAAGCCTCTGTTGGCGTCATGTCGCGGCACTCCACGCGCACAAACTGCCTTGCCAATGCAGTCACACAGAGTCTGCTCCCTGTCCAGGTGGCGCTGTCTCGGCTTGTTTTGCCGATGCCATTCCCGCGTCGCCTACTCCGGAGAACTCAATTTCATTTTCTGCGGGCGAAGTGAACGGAGGGGGGGACTTCGTAGGAAGCTGCCGGAGTCAGGCGGGGTGGCGTGGAGCGGCGCAGCAAATCGAAGGCACAGAAGCCGTCCTCGCGCGAAAAATGGAGGAGGTCGAACTCGAACTTCGGCACCATCTGCATCGATACGTGCAGCAACAGCGGCTCGAATCCGAATTGCAGTTGCGTCAGTGGCGCCACGCTCGACAGGGCAACAGCTTTCCGCAGGATGAAAGTCGAGCGCCTTGCCGCGTAACATCTGGGCTGGGGAATCCTAtcttctgcggcagctgcctcgcTGGCAGGAACGTCGTCGCTGAGGGGGGCTGCTGCCGGAGTCAGCAGAAAGACTGCCGTCATAGGGCGAaagtctgcggcggaggattCAAAGGCACGGAAGAGGACGACCCCCGTGGCGGCGATGCCAAATGTTCCTGGGGATCGCCATTCACCAGAATGATTCAGAAGGAATTCTGGTGCACCCGGTACCGACAAGCGAGCGTGCAGACCGATCGCCGGAGTCGATCTTCTACGTCCTCCCCGCCCCGAGGAGGTTTCAAACCCTCTCCGTCCGCGAGGGAAACCGATGATCGTCTTCGAAAAGGGCGCCGtcgcacacacagacacaacAGAGACATACGCCCGCACAGTTCACCAAAACACCGCCAACGGAGGAGTCTCACCGAACAGCAGCGAATtctcctgctgcgcgtcctcgcggaTTTCCCGCCACCTTCGCATTCAGAAACGTCCACGCACTCCTTGTCCACGAGAAGTGAAAGCAGCGAGCGCAGCTGCAGTTCGCATCGCAGTCAGTCTCCCCGCACACAACTGCATCTGCCACAGCAACCGGAAGTAGAGTCGGAGCAGCTCCTGCCTGCGGCTCAGCagccgacggcgaccgcTCACACGGCGAGTATTTCTTCTCGTTCAGTCAGGCACAGGCAGTCACTAAAACACCCTACCGACACCTCAGGTCTCGTCCACGAAGCAGATCCGCTAGCTGCCCCAGATCAAAGGGCAGCAGTGGCGGCCGCTGGCAGGGccacgcctgcagcgtctgGCCGCCAAGACATGTGGGAAACTTCTGCAAACGCTTGTCAGACTGAAAACGccagtctctgcgcgccgggcgcctcgcACTTTCGTCGAAAACCGACGCGAAAAAATGCCGTCGCGACGGGCACGACGtcgcgtctgctggcgaCCGCGGGGCGCTGCGTATTGCGGCGCGAGGGGACTTtggagaaaaaacgagagaTGCAGTCACCCGCAGCTGCGTATCAGAGGCGCAGTGAAGTGAGGCGGAGGCTCTCGATCGAGCGCATTAGTTACGGAAAAGAAAACAGTGCGAGGCGCCCCCCCGGTTGTCGTGTTGGGCCTCGACtgcgagcagccgcgcccacgcgcgaCACAGCGTCAGGCATTGAAGACAACTCGAAAGCGCCGTTACGGAGgaacgaaaaagaagacgcaggacACGCTCGAGAGCAGCACTCCGCCCTCCAAAAGACAGCAGCCAGCACAGCAGGAAATAGTTCCGAGCGGCGCGTTGCGGCGGAGGCAAGCGAAGCTCAGACACCATATATCCAGCGACCAGATAACCGAGCCCCGCCGAAGCAAAACGTTCGCTTGCccgccgctttcttctcgggAGGGCGATGCTCGCTACCAGGACGATGCGCCAGACAAACTCCTTCCAGTGCGAGCCAGGTTGCTCATGTGGAGCAGCGCTCTGACGCTGGAGGGCGAAGCGAAAGATCCAGCGGACCAAAAACCCGCGAACGCGCG
- a CDS encoding brix domain containing protein (encoded by transcript BESB_071880) yields MLRRTVRLRKEYLFRKATEEKERVLADRKRRLKQALESGQPVPSDLRGQAAQKLLPTLDLEDVHTAQTSSHADDEYAFAGVADPKVVLTTSRNPSSRLQQFVKELRLIIPNSQRINRGGYVVSDLVELCRSNNVTDLIIIHEHRGQPDAMVICHLPHGPAAHFNLSNVALRHDLPEKPANMSEAAPHLVFHNFTSRVGKRDSEESPGRLELVEVGPRFTLKPYRIDLGTAEMKDVETEWAIRPFFNKPKAALTE; encoded by the exons ATGTTGAGGCGGACGGTTCGACTGCGGAAAGAGTATCTTTTCCGCAAGGCGActgaggagaaggagcgagTTCTGGCGGACAGGAAGAGGCGCCTGAAGCAGGCGCTTGAGAGCGGGCAGCCCGTTCCCTCCGATCTCCGCGGGCAGGCTGCCCAAAAACTGCTGCCGACGCTCGACCTCGAAGACGTCCACACCGCTCAGACATCTTCCCACGCCGACGACGAATACGCCTTCGCCG GGGTCGCGGATCCCAAGGTCGTGCTCACGACTTCGCGAAATCCGTCGAGTCGGCTGCAGCAGTTCGTGAAGGAGCTGCGCCTCATCATTCCAAACAGCCAGCGCATCAACCGCGGAGGCTACGTTGTGTCCGACCTCGTGGAGCTCTGCCGCAGCAACAACGTGACGGACTTGATCATCATTCACGAGCACAGAG GCCAGCCGGATGCGATGGTCATTTGTCACCTCCCGCACgggccggcggcgcactTTAATCTCTCCAACGTCGCGCTTCGTCACGACTTGCCAGAAAAGCCCGCCAACATGTCTGAG gcggcgccgcattTGGTGTTCCACAACTTTACTTCACGCGTGGGGAAGCGC GACTCAGAGGAGAGCCCAGGACGACTGGAGCTGGTGGAAGTTGGGCCGCGTTTCACGTTAAAGCCTTACCGCATCGACCTGGGCACTGCAGAGATGAAAGACGTCGAGACAGAGTGGGCGATTCGGCCTTTCTTCAACAAACCAAAGGCTGCACTCACAGAGTGA
- a CDS encoding uncharacterized protein (encoded by transcript BESB_071890), whose protein sequence is MHWVTLLFELDRPDYPTKESVEAEGAHWQPPKSSLGSVFLPVSFVLGILTFFSACLASCAVADRAKFEAPLGANWAFYFTAILSTGFTATSVVLSVHAWIAREHVRASFSCSSTGSSSAASQICTELADWRDATENKLLFLFLASSIAALVTGLLTLLLAGIIGMAVCFPPPEYPDFPAKGGRLTRDVLQMSPYTVKAVQEVGPHYSTSTIGPLTSDSDIFQSENGRRLAVPAALQGRGRHYKM, encoded by the exons ATGCATTGGGTGACGCTTCTATTTGAACTCGATCGCCCAGACTATCCGACGAAAGAGAGCGTCGAGGCTGAAGGAGCACATTGGCAGCCACCCAAGTCGAGCTTGGGCAGCGTTTTCCTTCCAGTTTCGTTTGTGCTTGGCATCCTCACCTTTTTTAGCGCGTGTCTAGCGTCATGCGCTGTCGCGGACCGG GCAAAGTTTGAGGCTCCACTGGGGGCAAACTGGGCCTTCTACTTCACCGCGATTCTCTCCACAGGCTTCACAGCGACAA gtGTCGTTTTGTCGGTCCATGCTTGGATCGCGCGAGAGCACGTGCGAGCAAGCTTCTCCTGTTCTTCGACTGGgtcctcttcggcggcttCTCAGATCTGTACTGAGCTCGCAGATTGGCGAGACGCCACTGAGAACAAGCTCTTGTTTCTTTTCCTTGCCTC GAGTATTGCCGCGTTGGTTACAGGACTGCTGACGCTGCTTTTAGCAGGCATTATCGGCATGGCAGTTT GTTTCCCACCTCCAGAGTACCCGGACTTTCCTGCGAAGGGCGGACGTCTCACACGGGATGTCTTGCAGATGTCACCCTACACAGTGAAAGCAGTTCAGGAAGTGGGTCCACATTACTCCACTTCCACAATTGGCCCGCTGACTTCAGACTCGG ATATTTTTCAGAGCGAGAATGGCAGACGGCTAGCAGTACCTGCTGCTTTGCAGGGTCGAGGGAGGCATTACAAAATGTAG
- a CDS encoding glycosyl transferase family 8 protein (encoded by transcript BESB_071900) has product MLPRYAYATLLTDNSFYYGVEALLKSLEATKSQYPLLLLYTASVSKSTIKSLIHKRQAVYNGEQAPGKLAPQDEKEYDSCPAVTGSEDISCDVRASEPESKEGHQGALGKGDTPFDRDSKPKGNLDEHLSENEASESVLSKDGKICVIPRLVDPIPYPDNKKSKCHVPGWETCFTKLRLWEQSDFDVVVYVDADCIVLDCIDDLFFRQPLPAFAPDIFPPDKFNAGVVVLKPDAGEFEKMVSALAHLPSHDGSDTGFLNAYFASWYTSPAGARLPFRYNAQRTLYHMTYASQRGYWDAVRPIKILHFCSSPKPWEPAGKQTELEKLWWHVFLTGTIPVESDIV; this is encoded by the coding sequence ATGCTGCCGCGATACGCCTACGCGACACTCTTGACCGATAACTCCTTCTACTACGGTGTCGAGGCGCTTTTGAAGTCTCTTGAGGCAACAAAGTCGCAGTATCCCCTGCTTCTTCTGTACACAGCAAGTGTTTCCAAGAGCACCATCAAATCTTTGATTCACAAGCGCCAAGCAGTCTATAACGGGGAACAGGCGCCAGGTAAACTGGCGCCGCAAGACGAAAAAGAGTATGACTCGTGTCCCGCTGTGACAGGTTCAGAGGATATTTCCTGCGACGTGCGTGCGTCTGAGCCGGAATCGAAAGAAGGGCATCAGGGCGCGTTAGGGAAAGGAGATACGCCCTTTGACCGTGACTCGAAGCCGAAGGGCAATTTAGATGAACATCTTTCGGAAAATGAGGCATCGGAAAGCGTTCTGAGCAAAGATGGCAAGATCTGTGTTATTCCTCGTCTCGTTGACCCCATTCCCTATCCTGATAACAAAAAAAGCAAATGTCATGTGCCCGGCTGGGAGACTTGTTTCACAAAGTTGCGCCTCTGGGAACAGAGCGATTTCGATGTAGTCGTCTACGTCGATGCGGACTGCATCGTGCTAGACTGTATAGACGACCTTTTTTTTCGGCAGCCTCTGCCTGCTTTTGCTCCAGATATTTTCCCGCCAGATAAATTCAACGCGGGTGTCGTTGTTTTGAAGCCGGATGCTGGTGAGTTTGAGAAAATGGTTTCCGCTCTAGCGCACTTACCATCCCATGATGGCAGCGATACCGGATTTTTAAACGCGTATTTCGCATCGTGGTATACCAGTCCTGCCGGCGCCCGATTGCCGTTCCGGTACAATGCCCAACGGACACTGTATCACATGACTTACGCCAGTCAGAGAGGATACTGGGACGCTGTCAGACCGATCAAGATCTTGCATTTCTGCTCTTCTCCGAAGCCATGGGAACCGGCGGGTAAACAGACCGAACTCGAGAAATTGTGGTGGCATGTCTTCCTCACTGGCACCATTCCGGTTGAGTCCGACATTGTGTAA